The following coding sequences are from one Capsicum annuum cultivar UCD-10X-F1 unplaced genomic scaffold, UCD10Xv1.1 ctg5303, whole genome shotgun sequence window:
- the LOC107849632 gene encoding uncharacterized protein LOC107849632, with amino-acid sequence MEDLKEAITSSILDVENTQEKPVIIRWKSGKRVDPRLIMLLDFFRDLYMKRGKFFKKIFLFHHEDFIPIFDKIGVVFSNNKDQEKKFKINSFKRSPSDSSLNKSRGIDIDQSQLKLEKFKVKTPEVLSGGGGGGSGGQGLGQGGTKASGSK; translated from the coding sequence ATGGAAGATCTCAAGGAAGCTATCACCTCTTCAATTCTTGATGTTGAAAATACTCAAGAAAAGCCGGTGATAATAAGATGGAAATCAGGAAAAAGAGTGgatccaagattgattatgctACTAGATTTCTTCAGAGACCTCTACATGAAAAGAGGaaaattcttcaagaaaattTTTCTATTCCATCATGAAGATTTCATTCCTATATTTGACAAAATTGGTGTTGTGTTTTCAAACAATAAGgatcaagaaaagaaattcaagattaattCTTTCAAAAGGAGTCCAAGTGATAGCTCTTTGAATAAGAGTAGAGGAATTGATATTGATCAATCTCAATTGAAACTTGAGAAATTTAAGGTCAAAACCCCAGAGGTTTTATCAGGTGgcggtggtggtggtagtggtggtcaAGGCCTAGGTCAAGGTGGCACGAAGGCATCCGGTTCCAAATAA